The following proteins are co-located in the Pochonia chlamydosporia 170 chromosome 6, whole genome shotgun sequence genome:
- a CDS encoding DNA topoisomerase 2 (similar to Aspergillus terreus NIH2624 XP_001212600.1), with product MDSDVMSDPAFSLGEESDGYVPEKKTKPKAAAIPAKAAGKKLTQTTLKTKAPAKRPKPESDDDEDSFGGNSSGFSHTPPSSKKQKKAPPPKKSGGVPLAEVENDSMIIDVPAKPTSKSTKTATETYQKLTQLEHIIKRPDTYIGSVEKTEQQIWVFNKFTSQMEYKTISFVPGFYKIFDEIMVNAADNSQRENSGMTTMKVNISRESGEISVENNGKGIPIEIHEKEKIYIPELIFGHLLAGSNFDDNEKKTVGGRNGYGAKLCNVFSTQFTLECQDSANGKRYKQTWTDNMQKMQKAKITSSKSADFVRITFKPDYNRFGMPEGIDDDLEALLFRRVYDMAGTLRRVKVHLNGEQIKIKDFKAYCDLYAKSIAAERTAEEGGTPTCTVEIDKEKTHPRWEVGFTVSDGTFQQVSFVNSIATTTGGTHVNYIADQITSSLLKALDKKKKGHSLKQSHLRNHIFIFVNCLIDNPAFTSQTKEQMTTKMSQFGSKCNLGDTFLKAIAKSDAIENIMDFAQKKADKMLSKSDGSKRARVSNAKLVEANLAGTRHGHLCTLILTEGDSAKGLAVSGRAILDPDKIGVFPLRGKLLNVRDASLDQITKNQEIQNIKQFLGLKHKQVYTDTKSLRYGHLMIMTDQDHDGSHIKGLLINFLQVQFPSLLKIPKFLQEFITPIVKVWQGPDPKKPLRLKSFFTQPQYEEWKDAHKTELSRWHSKYFKGLGTSSNEDAQVYFTDLDNHLKEFQVMKSEEADLFDLVFSKKKADARKEWLGNFIPGTFLDHTTKEIAYSDFVGKELILFSMADNMRSIPSVIDGLKPGQRKVLYACFKRNLTKDKKVVELAGYVSEQTAYHHGEASLQQTIIGLAQNFVGSNNINILEPSGNFGSRLAGGSDAASPRYTFTRLAPFAKKIFSPLDEASLKHQYEDGKRIEPEVYSPIIPMVLVNGADGIGTGWSTTIPNYHPQDIVKNLKRRMGRLDEDDSEEKPFETMTPWFRGWKGNPEAAGPDRYKFNGIAYQNDQNPNEIVITELPIRMWTDDFKGKLEKVISGVDGPTWIKDYKEFNDHKTVHFEIMVDEKHLPKILEEGLLERFKLTKQVATSNLVAFDTRGQIRKYEKVEDILEEYYIHRLDMYSDRKQYWLDVLHSDFRKLSQQYKFVKAIIDGELIVGKKKKSVLVTELRARGYDAFPPGGQKQKTTEDELANSENENDDGDDDKETTAGARDYDYLLSMPIWSLTEERLAKLKEAIAKKRKEHDELEAKSEKDLWCADLDDFMAEWNAQIALEEELQTKIRRMGRRVSKKIGAGRGRKGKDDDDYEPDKKPRGKGKAAAAKAAVKPKVETKSAQRFIEMLSSKTKKEPKDDVMDLSDNFSDDDFATLSRNKPAASKVTELSQSQSASQSQSEEPEVVRPTKRAAASKAKTLFEVSSDSEVEDMEMIGDIGSMVKGIGKPAGDTSGRLSLYAMNRPESSQGNSGSSGLQKLKTKPSKSSMDIDSHDETNYELLAKSSPHKIKDEVDDAGGQDSDDELGAGPAPSNTDSGLVAVKKARAKPTVSKAKAKPEPKAKAKAAAAPKQTTLSPAAKAYAARKKVIGVKKIALEGSDDEMADPPSPVSKPKPAARGRPGRAAAAKRPVIVDEDSSLMQDESDDPFEMDDD from the exons ATGGATTCAGACGTCATGTCCGATCCCGCCTTCAGCCTTGGCGAGGAATCAGATGGCTATGTCCCTGAAAAG AAAACAAAGCCCAAGGCAGCGGCAATACCTGCCAAAGCCGCAGGGAAAAAACTTACACAAACCACATTGAAGACGAAAGCGCCAGCTAAACGACCAAAACCCGAGagcgacgacgatgaagactCCTTCGGCGGCAACTCGTCAGGGTTTTCACATACCCCGCCGAGttccaagaagcagaagaaggcacctCCCCCGAAAAAGTCAGGCGGTGTTCCTCTCGCcgaggttgagaatgatAGCATGATAATCGATGTTCCAGCCAAACCGACGTCCAAATCAACTAAAACAGCTACCGAAACGTACCAAAAGCTGACTCAACTGGaacacatcatcaagcgACCAGATACCTACATTGGATCAGTCGAGAAAACAGAGCAGCAGATTTGGGTGTTCAACAAGTTTACATCGCAGATGGAGTACAAGACCATCAGCTTCGTCCCGGGTTTCTACAAAATCTTTGACGAAATCATGGTCAACGCTGCGGATAACAGTCAGCGTGAGAACAGTGGCATGACAACCATGAAAGTCAACATTAGCCGAGAAAGTGGGGAGATTAGTGTCGaaaacaatggcaagggTATCCCTATTGAAATCCACGAAAAGGAGAAGATTTACATTCCTGAGCTGATCTTTGGTCATCTCCTGGCTGGATCCAACTTTGATGACAACGAGAAGAAGACCGTCGGTGGACGTAACGGTTATGGTGCCAAGCTTTGCAATGTCTTCAGCACACAATTCACCCTTGAATGCCAAGATAGTGCGAATGGCAAGAGATACAAGCAAACCTGGACGGACAACATGCAGAAGATGCAAAAGGCTAAGATCACATCAAGCAAATCTGCCGACTTTGTTCGTATAACCTTCAAGCCAGACTATAACCGCTTCGGGATGCCTGAGGGCATTGATGACGATCTAGAGGCTCTCCTTTTCCGTCGAGTGTACGACATGGCGGGAACACTTCGTCGTGTCAAAGTTCACCTGAATGGCGAACAAATTAAAATCAAAGATTTCAAGGCCTACTGTGATCTCTACGCCAAGTCTATAGCTGCTGAAAGGACAGCAGAGGAAGGCGGTACACCCACTTGCACCGTCGAGAtcgacaaggagaagacTCATCCTCGATGGGAAGTTGGATTCACAGTATCTGACGGAACCTTTCAACAAGTGTCGTTTGTCAACTCGATTGCAACCACTACTGGCGGCACGCATGTCAATTACATTGCGGACCAGATCACATCTTCGCTTTTAAAAGccctggacaagaagaagaagggccaCAGCCTCAAGCAGAGTCATCTCAGAAACCACATTTTCATCTTTGTCAACTGCTTGATTGATAACCCAGCTTTCACCTCTCAAACCAAGGAGCAAATGACAACCAAAATGAGCCAGTTCGGTAGCAAATGCAATCTCGGCGATACATTTCTCAAGGCAATTGCCAAATCCGATGCTATCGAAAATATCATGGATTTTgcgcaaaagaaagccgacAAGATGTTATCCAAGAGTGACGGAAGCAAGCGAGCAAGAGTCAGCAATGCTAAGCTTGTCGAAGCTAACTTGGCAGGGACTCGTCATGGCCATCTGTGCACCCTCATTCTGACGGAGGGTGACTCCGCCAAAGGTTTGGCAGTCTCTGGAAGAGCCATTCTTGATCCGGATAAAATCGGTGTTTTCCCCCTGCGTGGCAAGCTTCTCAATGTTCGAGACGCATCACTGGATCAAATCACCAAGAACCAAGAAATTCAAAACATTAAACAGTTCTTGGGCCTAAAGCACAAACAAGTGTACACAGATACCAAGAGTCTCCGTTATGGCCACCTCATGATCATGACTGATCAGGATCATGATGGTAGTCACATTAAAGGTCTTCTCATCAACTTTCTGCAAGTTCAGTTTCCCTCGTTACTGAAGATCCCAAAGTTCCTCCAGGAGTTCATCACGCCAATTGTAAAGGTGTGGCAAGGCCCAGACCCAAAGAAACCGTTGAGACTGAAGTCTTTTTTTACTCAGCCGCAGTACGAGGAGTGGAAAGATGCTCACAAGACAGAGTTATCAAGATGGCATTCCAAGTACTTCAAGGGTTTGGGAACAAGTTCCAACGAAGATGCCCAAGTGTACTTCACTGACCTTGATAATCATTTGAAGGAGTTCCAAGTCATGAAGTCGGAAGAAGCTGACCTTTTCGATCTTGTCTTttcaaagaagaaggcggatGCCCGAAAGGAATGGCTCGGTAATTTCATTCCGGGAACCTTCCTGGATCACACCACGAAGGAAATTGCCTACTCAGACTTCGTGGGCAAGGAGCTGATTCTCTTCAGTATGGCTGACAATATGCGTTCTATACCGTCTGTCATTGACGGGTTGAAACCTGGCCAACGTAAAGTACTGTACGCTTGCTTCAAAAGAAATTtgaccaaggacaagaaggtgGTGGAACTTGCTGGTTATGTCTCTGAGCAGACGGCGTATCACCATGGCGAAGCCTCTCTGCAACAGACTATCATTGGTTTGGCACAGAACTTTGTCGGctccaacaacatcaacattctGGAACCTAGCGGTAACTTTGGTTCTCGCCTTGCTGGTGGCTCTGATGCAGCCAGTCCTCGATATACCTTCACGCGATTGGCTCCATTTGCAAAGAAGATCTTCTCGCCGCTGGACGAGGCCAGCCTCAAACACCAATACGAGGACGGCAAGCGAATTGAGCCCGAAGTGTATTCGCCGATCATCCCCATGGTGCTTGTGAATGGCGCCGACGGTATTGGAACCGGATGGAGTACAACCATTCCTAATTATCATCCCCAGGATATTGTCAAGAACTTGAAGCGCCGCATGGGTCGACTAGATGAGGACGACTCTGAAGAAAAGCCATTTGAGACAATGACCCCTTGGTTCAGAGGTTGGAAAGGCAATCCTGAAGCCGCTGGTCCAGATAGATATAAATTCAACGGCATCGCATACCAGAATGACCAGAACCCCAACGAAATCGTCATCACGGAGTTACCGATCCGAATGTGGACTGATGACTTCAAGGGGAAGCTCGAGAAAGTCATCAGCGGCGTTGATGGTCCCACCTGGATCAAGGACTACAAGGAATTCAACGACCACAAGACAGTCCATTTTGAGATCATGGTCGACGAGAAACACTTGCCCAAGATCCTCGAAGAGGGCCTGCTTGAGCGCTTCAAGCTTACCAAGCAGGTTGCTACGTCAAATTTGGTCGCGTTTGACACGAGGGGTCAGATCCGGAAGTATGAGAAGGTTGAAGACATTTTGGAGGAATACTACATTCACAGACTCGACATGTATTCTGACCGAAAACAATACTGGCTCGATGTACTTCATTCCGATTTCCGGAAACTGTCACAGCAGTATAAATTCGTCAAGGCAATCATTGATGGAGAGTTGATTGTGGgtaagaagaagaagtctGTACTTGTGACGGAACTTCGCGCCCGCGGGTATGACGCATTCCCGCCAGGTggccagaagcaaaagacGACAGAAGACGAACTTGCCAACTCCGAGAATGAAAATGATGACGGTGATGACGATAAGGAAACAACTGCAGGTGCCCGTGACTATGATTACCTTTTGTCG ATGCCAATTTGGTCTCTCACTGAAGAAAGACTTGCGAAATTGAAGGAAGCTATTGCtaagaagaggaaagagcATGACGAGCTCGAGGCCAAGAGTGAAAAGGATCTGTGGTGCGCGGATCTGGATGACTTCATGGCTGAGTGGAACGCTCAGATTGCTCTTGAAGAAGAACTTCAGACCAAGATCCGCCGTATGGGGCGACGCGTGTCCAAGAAGATTGGTGCGGGTCGCGGCCGCAAGGGGaaggacgatgacgactATGAGCCGGACAAGAAACCCcgaggcaaaggcaaagctgcagcagcaaaagcagcaGTCAAGCCCAAGGTTGAGACGAAGAGCGCCCAAAGATTCATTGAAATGCTTAGttcaaagacaaagaaggaACCAAAGGACGACGTTATGGACTTGTCTGATAACTTCTCTGATGATGACTTTGCGACCTTGAGCAGGAATAAGCCTGCTGCCTCCAAAGTGACGGAGCTGTCTCAATCCCAATCTGCTTCGCAGTCTCAATCAGAGGAACCAGAAGTTGTTCGTCCGACGAAGAGAGCAGCCGCTTCGAAAGCCAAGACGTTGTTCGAGGTCTCATCTGACAGTGAGGTAGAAGACATGGAAATGATAGGGGACATTGGCTCTATGGTGAAAGGAATTGGCAAGCCTGCCGGTGATACCAGCGGACGACTGAGCTTATATGCCATGAACCGGCCAGAGTCTAGCCAGGGCAATAGCGGCTCCAGCGGCCTGCAAAAGCTGAAAACAAAGCCATCCAAATCTtccatggacattgacagccatgatgagaCCAACTATGAGCTGCTAGCCAAGTCCTCGCCACACAAAATCAAGGACGAGGtggatgatgctggtggtcAGGACTCTGATGATGAACTGGGAGCAGGTCCCGCCCCGTCAAACACTGATAGCGGCCTGGTTGCGGTCAAGAAGGCTCGGGCCAAGCCCACGGTTTCCAAGGCGAAAGCCAAACCAGAACCCAAGGCGAAGGCAAAGGCCGCAGCTGCGCCAAAGCAAACGACGCTTTCtcctgctgccaaggcttATGCGGCTAGAAAGAAAGTCATTGGTGTTAAGAAGATTGCTCTAGAAGGCTCAGACGACGAGATGGCTGACCCCCCATCACCTGTATCAAAACCCAAGCCGGCAGCTCGTGGCAGACCTGGTCGAGCTGCTGCGGCGAAACGGCCAGTCATTGTCGACGAAGATTCATCGTTGATGCAGGATGAGAGCGACGACCCATtcgagatggatgatgattaA
- a CDS encoding TOR signaling pathway regulator (TapA) (similar to Metarhizium acridum CQMa 102 XP_007812766.1) yields MASSDEPQSLRTTFEEAESKRQHLESLPATSPTYADDLNSALSLYARLLDQTSSLSLFSPNEGLEDIATSSLPYILTNFTIAELIQRTPFTVPARRKLVLRAARDAYERFLSLVDGYGLVVGPYAKLLERYRDDAEQFAVVSGDMASKRDAKIASFKAEKGLREKLDLLRRDRRYLDRDEELVREVYLADVAWRIHLTFQGLEGLNREMEMLAMAPEPEIVAGDSEEDPTLRLDEPFRRNVNRGGPLLSAKGRPLQPFTLVGSRADLARGVFRPGHNLPTMSIDEYLAEEKRRGNILEGGTDPPKMEVDEDDMDAVDRETYKAREWDDFKDENRRGAGNTLNMG; encoded by the coding sequence ATGGCCTCCTCAGACGAGCCGCAATCCCTCCGCACCACCTTCGAAGAAGCCGAATCCAAACGCCAGCACCTCGAGTCCCTCCCCGCCACATCCCCCACCTACGCCGACGACCTCAACTCCGCGCTCTCCCTCTACGCCCGGCTCCTCGACCAAACCAGCTCCCTATCCCTCTTCTCCCCCAACGAAGGCCTCGAAGACATAGCCACCTCCTCCCTGCCCTACATcctcaccaacttcaccatCGCAGAGCTCATCCAACGCACGCCATTCACCGTCCCCGCGCGACGCAAACTCGTCCTCCGTGCCGCACGGGACGCCTACGAGCGGTTCCTCTCCCTAGTCGATGGGTATGGACTCGTCGTCGGTCCGTACGCCAAGCTGCTAGAGCGGTATAGAGACGATGCGGAGCAGTTTGCGGTTGTGTCGGGCGACATGGCGAGTAAGCGGGATGCGAAGATTGCGAGCTTCAAGGCTGAAAAGGGACTGAGGGAGAAGTTGGACTTGTTGAGGAGGGATAGGCGGTATTTGGATAGGGATGAGGAGTTGGTGCGGGAGGTGTATCTCGCGGATGTGGCGTGGAGGATTCATCTGACGTTTCAGGGACTGGAGGGTCTGAATcgggagatggagatgctggctatggcgcCGGAGCCGGAGATCGTGGCAGGCGATTCTGAGGAGGATCCGACGTTGAGGTTAGATGAGCCGTTTAGGAGGAATGTTAATAGGGGGGGACCGTTGTTGTCGGCGAAGGGGAGGCCGCTGCAGCCGTTTACGCTGGTTGGCTCGAGGGCCGATTTGGCAAGGGGCGTGTTTCGGCCGGGCCATAATCTGCCGACTATGTCTATTGATGAGTATCTTGctgaggagaagaggagggggaaTATACTGGAGGGGGGGACGGACCCGCCCAagatggaggttgatgaggatgataTGGATGCTGTGGATAGAGAGACGTACAAGGCGAGGGAGTGGGATGATTTCAAGGATGAGAATAGGAGGGGCGCGGGGAATACGCTGAATATGGGATAG